In Terriglobia bacterium, the following proteins share a genomic window:
- a CDS encoding methyltransferase domain-containing protein — MTLRVCHHLAPRPTWRCAKIERFIRLEKELSSVSLTSPPQRPTPERIFNILHAYQNTAALKTAIELDVFTTIGEGADQAATLAAKIGAAERGARILCDHLTILGFLTKSGKRYALTPESALFLDRRSPASMAPLIGFMGREEFTRAFGKLTEAVRKGGSALPDGDNTKPQADFWVAFARSMKPITRLNAAFLAQLLGAKEGKPWKVLDIAAGHGMYGITLAQQNPQARITAVDWAPVLEVAQESARAAGVAKRYEARPGSAFETELGEGYDIALLTNFLHHFDPATCEKVLRRVHAALRPGGRAVTLEFIPNEDWVTPATAAAFSLVMLASTDSGDAYTASELERMFRNAGFGRSVLHAIPEMPQSVLVSEKAE; from the coding sequence ATGACGCTGCGGGTGTGCCACCACCTGGCACCGCGTCCCACGTGGCGCTGCGCTAAGATAGAGAGGTTCATCCGCCTCGAAAAGGAGCTTTCTTCCGTGTCTCTCACTTCCCCGCCCCAGCGGCCTACTCCGGAACGCATTTTCAACATCCTGCACGCGTATCAGAACACCGCCGCGCTGAAAACGGCGATCGAGCTGGACGTGTTCACAACGATCGGCGAAGGCGCGGACCAGGCGGCCACGCTGGCGGCCAAGATCGGAGCGGCGGAGCGCGGAGCGCGCATCCTCTGCGACCATTTGACGATTTTGGGTTTTCTGACAAAGAGCGGAAAACGCTACGCGCTCACTCCGGAAAGCGCGCTGTTCCTGGACCGGCGCTCGCCGGCGAGCATGGCGCCGCTCATCGGATTCATGGGGCGCGAGGAGTTTACCCGCGCTTTCGGAAAGCTGACCGAAGCGGTGCGCAAGGGCGGCTCAGCCTTGCCGGATGGAGACAACACCAAGCCCCAGGCCGATTTCTGGGTGGCGTTCGCGCGCTCGATGAAGCCGATCACCAGGCTGAACGCGGCGTTCCTCGCGCAACTGCTGGGAGCGAAAGAGGGCAAGCCCTGGAAGGTGCTGGACATCGCCGCGGGACACGGGATGTACGGGATCACACTGGCGCAGCAGAATCCGCAGGCGCGGATTACAGCGGTGGACTGGGCTCCGGTGCTGGAAGTGGCGCAGGAATCTGCGCGCGCGGCGGGGGTGGCGAAACGCTACGAGGCGCGGCCGGGAAGCGCGTTCGAGACGGAACTGGGCGAAGGCTACGACATCGCACTACTGACGAATTTCCTGCACCACTTCGATCCCGCAACCTGCGAGAAAGTCCTGCGGCGGGTGCACGCGGCGCTGCGACCGGGCGGGCGCGCGGTGACCCTGGAATTCATTCCTAACGAAGACTGGGTGACGCCGGCGACGGCGGCGGCGTTCAGCCTGGTGATGCTGGCTTCGACGGATTCCGGGGACGCGTACACGGCGAGCGAGCTGGAACGGATGTTCCGCAACGCGGGATTCGGGCGTTCGGTGCTGCATGCCATTCCGGAGATGCCGCAAAGCGTGCTGGTGTCGGAGAAGGCGGAGTAG
- a CDS encoding nucleoside deaminase, whose product MSAEFMRRAIALAIDNVRVHGGGPFAALVVQEGRILAEGANRVTATNDPTAHAEIVAIRAACRALGDFQLTGCDLYTTCEPCPMCLGAIYWARPARIFYAGTAEDAAAAGFDDAFIYDELRHPRAQRHLPMTQLLRDEALAIFSAWRELSSKKPY is encoded by the coding sequence ATGTCTGCCGAATTCATGCGCCGCGCCATCGCTCTGGCCATCGACAACGTCCGCGTCCACGGCGGCGGCCCCTTTGCCGCGCTGGTCGTCCAGGAGGGCCGCATCCTGGCCGAAGGCGCCAACCGCGTCACCGCCACCAACGACCCCACGGCCCACGCCGAAATCGTGGCCATCCGCGCAGCCTGCCGCGCCCTCGGCGATTTCCAGCTCACCGGCTGCGATCTCTACACCACCTGCGAGCCCTGTCCCATGTGCCTCGGTGCCATCTACTGGGCCCGCCCCGCGCGCATCTTTTACGCCGGCACCGCGGAGGACGCCGCCGCTGCCGGCTTCGACGACGCCTTCATCTACGACGAGCTCAGACACCCGCGCGCCCAGCGCCACCTGCCCATGACCCAGCTTCTCCGCGACGAGGCCCTCGCCATCTTCTCCGCGTGGCGCGAGCTCTCCTCCAAAAAACCCTATTGA
- the groL gene encoding chaperonin GroEL (60 kDa chaperone family; promotes refolding of misfolded polypeptides especially under stressful conditions; forms two stacked rings of heptamers to form a barrel-shaped 14mer; ends can be capped by GroES; misfolded proteins enter the barrel where they are refolded when GroES binds) translates to MPHKQLLFRSEAREKILRGATSLTDAIRVTLGPKSKCVLIEKKWGRPLVCNDGVTIAKEIVLENPEENMGAQMIREAAERTGETVGDGTSTSAILAHAIFAEGLHNIAAGASAVELKRGLERGLRAGIQALKQLSRPLTSRREKEQVATISAHNDAAMGAMVADAIEKVGPEGAITVEEAKTTETVVEVVEGMQFDRGYLSPYFITDAEKMEAVLEEPLVLISDRKISSLKDLLPLLEQVSKAGRQLLVIAEDVEGEALATLVVNKVRGALASAAVKAPGFGDRRKEMLQDIAVLTAGQEFSEELGMRMEDVTLEGLGRAKRVVVDRERTTIVSGAGTRETIEGRCREIRKQIEAATSTYDKEKLEERLAKLAGGVAVIRVGAASEAELKSRKEAFEDAINATKAAVAEGIVPGGGLALLRLIETLAQEEQACTGDERTGIVILKRALEAPTRQIAENSSVDGGVVVDHMRTGQGNYGFDAARGVYTDLVEAGIIDPTKVLRVALENAVSVASVLLLTEATLTEVPEKAAEREGARELAAM, encoded by the coding sequence ATGCCTCACAAACAACTGCTGTTCCGTTCCGAAGCACGGGAAAAGATTCTGCGCGGGGCCACGTCGCTCACCGACGCCATCCGTGTGACGCTCGGACCCAAATCGAAATGCGTGCTGATCGAAAAAAAATGGGGGCGGCCCCTGGTGTGCAATGACGGTGTGACCATCGCCAAGGAGATCGTTCTCGAAAATCCGGAAGAGAACATGGGAGCGCAGATGATCCGCGAAGCGGCGGAGCGGACGGGAGAGACCGTGGGTGACGGCACGAGCACGTCGGCGATCCTGGCGCACGCCATTTTCGCCGAGGGGCTGCACAACATCGCGGCGGGGGCCAGCGCGGTGGAACTGAAACGCGGACTCGAGCGCGGGCTGCGCGCGGGGATTCAGGCTTTAAAACAGCTCTCGCGGCCGCTCACGAGCCGCCGCGAGAAGGAGCAGGTGGCCACCATCTCGGCGCATAACGACGCCGCGATGGGCGCCATGGTAGCGGACGCCATCGAAAAGGTGGGGCCGGAAGGGGCCATCACCGTGGAAGAGGCCAAGACGACGGAAACCGTGGTCGAAGTGGTCGAGGGCATGCAGTTCGACCGCGGCTACCTCTCTCCGTATTTCATCACCGACGCGGAAAAGATGGAGGCGGTGCTCGAAGAGCCGCTGGTGCTGATCAGCGACCGGAAAATCAGCAGCCTCAAGGACCTGCTGCCGCTGCTGGAGCAGGTTTCCAAGGCGGGGCGGCAACTGCTGGTGATCGCGGAAGACGTGGAAGGCGAAGCGCTGGCCACGCTGGTGGTGAACAAGGTGCGCGGAGCGCTGGCGTCGGCGGCGGTCAAAGCCCCAGGATTCGGCGACCGGCGCAAGGAGATGCTGCAGGACATCGCGGTTCTGACGGCCGGCCAGGAATTCTCCGAAGAGCTGGGAATGCGCATGGAAGATGTCACCCTCGAGGGACTGGGCCGCGCGAAACGCGTGGTCGTGGACCGCGAGCGGACGACCATCGTGAGCGGCGCGGGCACGCGAGAGACCATCGAGGGACGCTGCCGGGAGATCCGCAAGCAGATCGAAGCCGCCACTTCCACCTACGACAAGGAAAAGCTCGAGGAACGCCTGGCGAAACTCGCCGGAGGCGTGGCCGTGATCCGCGTGGGCGCGGCCTCCGAAGCCGAGCTGAAGAGCCGGAAAGAGGCGTTCGAAGACGCCATCAACGCGACCAAAGCCGCAGTGGCTGAAGGCATCGTGCCCGGGGGAGGGCTGGCCCTGCTGCGGCTGATCGAGACCCTGGCGCAGGAGGAACAGGCTTGCACCGGCGACGAGCGCACGGGGATCGTGATCCTGAAACGCGCCCTGGAAGCGCCCACGCGCCAGATCGCGGAAAATTCTTCGGTGGACGGCGGGGTGGTGGTGGATCACATGCGCACGGGACAAGGCAATTACGGCTTCGATGCCGCCCGCGGCGTGTACACGGACCTGGTGGAAGCGGGAATCATCGACCCGACGAAAGTGCTGCGCGTGGCGCTGGAGAATGCGGTGTCCGTGGCCAGCGTTCTGCTGCTCACGGAAGCGACGCTCACGGAGGTCCCGGAAAAGGCGGCGGAGCGCGAAGGGGCGCGGGAATTGGCGGCAATGTAG
- the nifJ gene encoding pyruvate:ferredoxin (flavodoxin) oxidoreductase has product MAKPMVILDGNEAAASVAYRLSEVIAIYPITPSSPMGELADQWKEEGKANLWGAVPQVVEMQSEGGAAGALHGALQAGALGTTFTSSQGLLLMIPNMYKIAGELTPAVIHVAARAVATHALSIFGDHSDVMAVRQTGFALLASNSVQEATDLALVAHAATLEARIPFLHFFDGFRTSHELNKIHPLSDADLGAVLSGEHVRLHRERALSPDRPVLRGTAQNPDVFFQAREAGNAYYRACPAIVQDVMDRFGRQTGRHYHLFDYVGAADAERVVVVMGSAAGAVEETVEWLAARGEKVGMLKVRLYRPFDLHAFSAALPKTVHSLAVLDRTKEPGSIGEPLYLDIVTGLVETWRTARVIGGRYGLSSKEFTPAMAKAVFDELKKDAPQNHFTVGIQDDVTHTSLAYDPAFVTEGAKTVRALFYGLGSDGTVGANKNSIKIIGEETPNHAQGYFVYDSKKAGSVTVSHLRFGPDPIRSAYLIERASFIGCHQFQFLERMDVLSRAENGAIFLLNAPFGAEAVWDQLPRTMQEQILKKKLRLFVIDAYKVAREAGMGRRINIIMQTCFFAISGILPREEAVKAIKGAIEHTYGKRGEAVLQKNYAAVDRTLAHLFEVKVPDKITAHFDVLPPVPERAPAFVRGVLGEIVAGLGDELPVSALPPDGTFPTGTAKWEKRNIAQEIPVWDEVLCIQCGKCVLVCPHAVIRAKVYDSSQLANAPEGFKTAKPRWREFETLRYTLQVAPEDCTGCALCVEVCPAKSKSMAKYKAINMAPQAPLREPESKNWEFFLALPELSRERLSLGQVKDVQLLEPLFEFSGACAGCGETPYIKLMTQLFGDRLLIANATGCSSIYGGNLPTTPYTTNLQGRGPAWSNSLFEDNAEFGLGMRLAVDHQAEYARHLVKKLTGEIGEDLARRILNADQSREEGIAEQRERVAAMRRRLAGKENAEVRDLLAVADTLLRKSVWIVGGDGWAYDIGAGGLDHVLGTGMNVNMLVLDTEVYSNTGGQMSKATPRGAVAKFAAGGKQTAKKDLAMEAISYGNVYVARVAMGGGDTHTVKAFLEAEAHPGPSLIIAYSHCIAHGYDMMFGINQQKAAVLSGYWPLIRYNPGLRAEGRNPFQLDSKAPSIPLKQYAYQEARYTMLARSNPEAAAELLQMAQEDVERRWRVYSNRAALQMPPRPGEKSPAAGEAQTTVPAGGKEGEE; this is encoded by the coding sequence ATGGCAAAGCCGATGGTCATTCTGGATGGAAACGAGGCCGCTGCCTCGGTTGCATACCGCCTGAGCGAGGTGATCGCGATCTATCCGATCACGCCTTCGTCGCCGATGGGCGAGCTGGCGGACCAGTGGAAGGAAGAAGGCAAGGCCAACCTGTGGGGAGCGGTGCCGCAGGTGGTGGAGATGCAGAGCGAAGGCGGCGCGGCGGGCGCGCTGCATGGCGCGCTGCAGGCCGGGGCGCTGGGGACCACGTTCACCTCGTCGCAGGGCCTGCTGCTGATGATCCCCAACATGTACAAGATCGCCGGAGAGCTGACACCGGCGGTGATCCACGTGGCGGCGCGCGCCGTGGCCACGCACGCCCTGTCCATCTTCGGCGACCACAGCGACGTGATGGCGGTGCGGCAGACCGGCTTCGCGCTGCTGGCGTCGAATTCCGTGCAGGAGGCCACGGATTTAGCCCTGGTGGCGCACGCGGCCACGCTCGAGGCGCGCATTCCGTTCCTGCATTTCTTCGACGGCTTCCGCACCTCGCACGAACTGAACAAGATCCATCCGCTTTCCGACGCGGACCTCGGCGCGGTTCTCAGCGGGGAGCACGTGCGGCTGCACCGCGAGCGCGCCTTGAGCCCGGACCGCCCAGTGCTGCGCGGAACGGCGCAGAACCCCGACGTATTCTTCCAGGCGCGGGAGGCCGGGAACGCCTACTACCGGGCGTGCCCGGCGATCGTGCAGGACGTGATGGACCGCTTCGGGCGCCAGACGGGGCGGCACTATCACCTCTTCGACTATGTGGGCGCGGCGGACGCGGAGCGCGTGGTGGTGGTGATGGGCTCGGCAGCGGGCGCCGTGGAAGAGACGGTCGAGTGGCTGGCGGCCCGCGGGGAGAAGGTGGGCATGCTGAAGGTGCGCCTGTACCGGCCGTTCGACCTGCACGCATTTTCCGCGGCGCTGCCCAAGACGGTGCACAGCCTCGCCGTGCTGGACCGCACCAAAGAGCCCGGAAGCATCGGCGAGCCGCTCTATCTGGACATCGTGACGGGGCTGGTGGAGACCTGGCGAACGGCACGGGTGATCGGCGGGCGTTACGGGTTGTCGTCGAAGGAGTTCACACCGGCGATGGCCAAAGCCGTTTTCGACGAACTGAAGAAGGACGCTCCGCAGAACCATTTCACGGTGGGCATCCAGGACGACGTGACGCACACCAGCCTGGCCTACGACCCGGCGTTCGTGACCGAGGGGGCCAAGACGGTGCGCGCGCTGTTCTACGGACTAGGGTCGGACGGCACCGTGGGCGCGAACAAGAATTCCATCAAGATCATCGGCGAAGAGACGCCGAACCACGCGCAGGGCTACTTCGTCTACGATTCGAAGAAGGCGGGCTCGGTCACCGTCTCGCACCTGCGTTTCGGGCCCGACCCCATCCGCTCGGCGTACCTGATCGAGCGGGCCAGCTTCATCGGCTGCCACCAATTTCAGTTTCTCGAGCGCATGGACGTGCTTTCGCGCGCGGAGAACGGAGCGATTTTCCTGCTGAACGCGCCGTTCGGGGCGGAAGCGGTGTGGGACCAGCTTCCGCGCACGATGCAGGAGCAGATCCTGAAGAAAAAGCTGCGGCTGTTCGTGATCGACGCGTACAAAGTGGCGCGCGAAGCGGGCATGGGCCGGCGGATCAATATCATTATGCAGACCTGCTTCTTCGCCATCAGCGGGATTCTGCCCCGGGAAGAGGCCGTGAAGGCGATCAAGGGCGCGATCGAGCACACTTACGGAAAGCGCGGCGAGGCGGTGCTGCAGAAAAACTATGCGGCGGTGGACCGCACGCTGGCGCACCTGTTCGAAGTGAAAGTGCCGGACAAGATCACGGCGCACTTCGACGTGCTGCCGCCGGTGCCGGAGCGCGCGCCGGCGTTCGTGCGCGGCGTGCTGGGAGAGATCGTGGCGGGGCTGGGCGACGAACTGCCGGTGAGCGCGCTGCCGCCCGACGGCACGTTCCCGACGGGCACGGCGAAATGGGAGAAGCGCAACATTGCGCAAGAAATTCCCGTGTGGGACGAAGTACTGTGCATCCAGTGCGGCAAGTGCGTGCTGGTCTGCCCGCATGCGGTGATTCGCGCGAAGGTCTACGACAGCAGCCAGCTGGCGAACGCACCGGAGGGCTTCAAGACGGCCAAGCCGCGCTGGCGGGAATTCGAAACGCTGCGCTACACGCTGCAGGTGGCGCCGGAGGACTGCACGGGCTGCGCGCTGTGCGTGGAGGTGTGCCCGGCGAAGAGCAAGAGCATGGCGAAGTATAAGGCGATCAACATGGCGCCGCAGGCGCCGCTGCGCGAGCCGGAAAGCAAGAACTGGGAGTTTTTCCTGGCGCTGCCGGAGCTGTCGCGGGAACGGCTGTCCCTGGGGCAGGTGAAGGACGTGCAACTGCTCGAGCCGCTGTTCGAATTCTCCGGGGCCTGCGCGGGGTGCGGCGAGACGCCGTACATCAAGCTGATGACGCAGCTTTTCGGCGACCGGCTGCTCATCGCCAACGCCACGGGCTGCAGCTCCATCTACGGCGGGAACCTGCCGACCACGCCGTACACCACGAACCTGCAGGGGCGCGGGCCGGCGTGGTCCAATTCGCTGTTCGAGGACAACGCCGAATTCGGTCTGGGGATGCGCCTGGCGGTGGACCACCAGGCGGAATACGCCCGGCACCTGGTGAAAAAGCTGACCGGGGAGATCGGGGAGGATCTGGCGCGCCGGATTCTGAACGCGGACCAGAGCCGCGAGGAAGGCATCGCGGAACAGCGCGAGCGGGTGGCCGCCATGCGGCGGCGGCTGGCGGGCAAAGAGAACGCGGAGGTGCGCGACCTGCTGGCGGTGGCGGACACCCTGCTGCGCAAGAGCGTGTGGATCGTGGGCGGAGACGGCTGGGCCTACGACATCGGCGCCGGCGGTCTGGACCACGTGCTGGGCACGGGAATGAACGTGAACATGCTGGTGCTGGACACGGAAGTGTATTCGAACACCGGCGGGCAGATGTCCAAGGCCACGCCGCGCGGGGCGGTGGCGAAATTTGCCGCCGGCGGCAAGCAGACGGCCAAGAAAGACCTGGCTATGGAGGCCATCAGCTACGGCAACGTATACGTAGCGCGGGTGGCCATGGGCGGCGGGGACACGCACACGGTGAAGGCGTTCCTGGAGGCGGAGGCGCACCCCGGACCGTCGCTGATCATCGCCTACAGCCACTGCATCGCGCATGGCTACGACATGATGTTCGGAATCAACCAACAGAAGGCGGCGGTGCTCTCCGGCTACTGGCCACTGATCCGCTACAACCCGGGGCTGCGGGCGGAAGGCCGCAATCCGTTCCAGCTGGATTCCAAAGCGCCGAGCATCCCCCTGAAGCAGTATGCCTACCAGGAAGCGCGCTATACGATGCTGGCGCGAAGTAACCCGGAAGCCGCGGCGGAACTCCTGCAGATGGCCCAGGAGGACGTGGAACGCCGCTGGCGGGTGTATTCGAACCGCGCGGCGCTGCAGATGCCCCCCCGGCCGGGGGAAAAGAGCCCCGCAGCAGGGGAAGCCCAAACCACCGTGCCGGCCGGCGGTAAGGAAGGAGAAGAATAA
- a CDS encoding dihydroorotate dehydrogenase-like protein has translation MVDLSAQYLGLLLKNPLVASSSPLTESVDNIRRLEDMGIAAVVLPSLFEEQLTLESAALDEDLWRGAEEFAEATTYLPDLSTYNTGPDGYLELIRRAKHSVAIPVIASLNGVTPSGWVRYAKHIEQAGADALELNIYNIATDPLRSGADVEEDCCELVHQVKTSVRIPVAVKLSPYFSSMTHMAKRLDRAGADALVLFNRFYQPDFDIEGLEVVPRLHLSHPEELLPRLHWVAIIYGHIKGNLAVTGGVHSALDVVKCVMAGASVAMMASAPLENGVRFIHRVRQDLEHWLEEHEYESMRQMLGSMSHRAVPDPAAFQRGNYMKVLSSYALRLR, from the coding sequence ATGGTTGACCTCAGCGCACAGTACCTGGGCCTGCTGCTGAAGAACCCGCTGGTAGCTTCGTCTTCTCCACTGACCGAATCGGTGGACAACATCCGGCGGCTGGAGGACATGGGCATCGCGGCGGTGGTGCTGCCTTCGCTGTTTGAAGAGCAACTGACGCTGGAGAGCGCGGCGCTGGACGAGGATCTGTGGCGCGGCGCGGAAGAGTTCGCCGAGGCCACCACGTACCTGCCGGACCTCTCGACGTACAACACCGGGCCGGACGGTTACCTGGAGTTGATCCGGCGCGCCAAGCACAGCGTGGCCATCCCGGTGATAGCCAGCCTTAACGGAGTGACGCCGAGCGGCTGGGTGCGCTACGCCAAGCACATCGAGCAGGCGGGCGCGGACGCCCTGGAGCTGAACATTTACAACATCGCCACGGATCCGCTGCGCAGCGGCGCAGACGTCGAGGAAGACTGCTGCGAGCTGGTGCACCAGGTCAAAACCAGCGTGCGCATTCCGGTGGCGGTGAAGCTTTCACCGTACTTCAGCTCGATGACGCACATGGCGAAGCGGCTGGACCGCGCGGGCGCCGACGCGCTGGTGCTGTTCAACCGCTTCTACCAGCCGGATTTCGATATCGAGGGGCTGGAGGTGGTGCCGCGGCTGCATCTGAGTCATCCCGAGGAGCTGCTGCCGCGCCTGCACTGGGTGGCCATCATCTACGGGCACATCAAGGGGAATCTGGCGGTGACCGGAGGGGTGCACAGCGCGCTGGACGTGGTGAAGTGCGTGATGGCGGGAGCCAGCGTGGCCATGATGGCCTCGGCGCCCCTGGAAAACGGGGTGCGTTTCATCCACCGCGTGCGCCAGGACCTGGAACACTGGCTGGAAGAGCACGAATACGAATCGATGCGGCAGATGCTGGGGAGCATGAGCCACCGCGCGGTGCCGGATCCGGCGGCGTTTCAGCGCGGGAACTACATGAAAGTGCTGAGTTCTTACGCACTGCGGTTGCGCTAA
- a CDS encoding sigma-70 family RNA polymerase sigma factor codes for MRAEVLKAVELLKKGDAAATNEALALLRDTVYSFSMRVCGHREDAEDTSQEVLLKSIPYLPRFANPQALGVWLYKVARNQCLMRRRKSKFAPVRELALDALLPERAELERLLQHKGATPEAATLNSERAERLRAAVLRMPPAYRLILVLHDIEELSSAEVAQVTGLREGTVRVRLHRARLFLRKELTKAPAARRSRREAARRPAQPGGEFRPSERCRRIFARLSDYLDGEIDRGTCEELEKHMSGCAPCEAFLSSLRATVQQCRQAGELDLRGGATPKTRPTRKPEAMASEVG; via the coding sequence GTGCGCGCCGAGGTGCTGAAGGCGGTCGAGCTGTTGAAAAAAGGAGACGCGGCGGCGACCAACGAGGCGCTGGCGCTACTGCGGGACACCGTGTATTCGTTCAGCATGCGCGTGTGCGGGCATCGCGAGGACGCCGAGGACACCTCGCAGGAAGTGCTGCTGAAGTCCATTCCCTACCTGCCGCGCTTCGCGAATCCCCAGGCGCTGGGCGTGTGGCTCTACAAGGTCGCGCGGAATCAGTGCCTGATGCGGCGGCGGAAGAGCAAGTTTGCTCCGGTGCGCGAACTGGCGCTGGACGCGCTGCTGCCGGAGCGCGCCGAATTGGAACGGCTGCTGCAGCACAAAGGAGCGACGCCGGAGGCGGCCACCCTGAACAGCGAGCGGGCGGAGCGGCTGCGCGCGGCGGTGCTGCGCATGCCTCCGGCCTACCGGCTGATCCTGGTGCTGCACGACATCGAAGAGCTCTCGAGCGCGGAGGTCGCGCAAGTGACCGGGCTGCGCGAAGGCACAGTGCGTGTGCGGCTGCACCGCGCGCGGCTCTTCCTGCGCAAGGAGCTGACGAAAGCCCCCGCGGCGCGGCGCAGCCGGCGGGAGGCGGCGCGGCGGCCGGCGCAGCCCGGCGGAGAGTTCCGGCCGTCGGAGCGCTGCCGGAGAATCTTTGCGCGGCTCAGCGACTATCTCGATGGCGAAATCGACCGCGGAACCTGCGAAGAACTCGAGAAGCATATGTCCGGCTGCGCCCCGTGCGAGGCTTTCCTCTCCAGCCTGCGCGCGACGGTGCAGCAGTGCCGGCAGGCCGGCGAACTCGACCTGCGCGGAGGAGCCACGCCGAAAACGCGGCCCACCCGCAAGCCAGAGGCGATGGCCTCGGAGGTTGGATAA
- a CDS encoding OsmC family protein has protein sequence MIEAKVILTQPTHGGRQFVAGTGSGHHFILDDAQGGTGAKPIELLAVALAGCTAFDVINILRKKRQDVTGYEVRVEADQADAPPQVFTRVRIHHVVKGHAVEKRAVEEAIRLSEEKYCSVGVMVQKTAKFTSDYEIVAEEAGVHGATEAAAVPVGH, from the coding sequence ATGATCGAAGCCAAAGTAATACTGACCCAGCCGACGCACGGCGGACGGCAGTTCGTGGCCGGGACCGGCAGCGGGCATCATTTCATTCTGGATGACGCCCAGGGAGGAACGGGCGCAAAGCCCATCGAACTGCTGGCCGTGGCCCTGGCGGGGTGCACGGCGTTTGACGTCATCAACATCCTGCGCAAAAAGCGCCAGGACGTGACCGGCTACGAGGTGCGGGTGGAGGCGGACCAGGCGGATGCGCCGCCGCAGGTCTTCACGCGGGTGCGCATTCACCACGTGGTGAAGGGGCACGCGGTGGAAAAGCGCGCCGTGGAAGAAGCCATCCGGCTCTCCGAAGAGAAGTACTGTTCCGTAGGAGTGATGGTGCAGAAGACCGCCAAGTTCACGAGCGACTACGAGATCGTCGCCGAAGAGGCCGGGGTGCACGGGGCCACGGAAGCAGCCGCAGTGCCTGTGGGGCATTGA
- a CDS encoding TolC family protein, which yields MSVVMDRLRQVAVFLLAAGLGGVFPGAGRVCAQTAPQAGAPLALADAVQIALEKNPEHKAALAEERAAAAGVREARSGLFPQVHFSESGFRSNDPVFVFGTKLRERRFTAADFSLGQLNTPTPVGLFTTRFAGGWNLFDSFRTQREMQGASLHREAAAQQLQRTDQELVRRVVGAYYDVLLAQKQRAVAEKSVAAAQAIFERAQARRETGLAVDSDVLSAEVHLRERQQELIRARNDVALLLAALATSMGVPADSVSRLNDDVLAERPLPLDTLPELEQRAVAGRPDLKRIGSEKAAQEKSVAAAKSAFGPRLTAMASWEQDNITLAGHGGNNWTAGFDLHMDLFDGGAKRAELARERAVAERLGQLEEAARNAVRLEVRRAYYGVETARQQLEVARASVAQAQESLRIQQNRYEAGLTTLPDLLAVEDAARHTETSYWQVVYQLRTSYADLELATGRLNTNSPVVKP from the coding sequence ATGTCTGTGGTGATGGATCGCTTGCGCCAAGTAGCGGTTTTCCTGCTGGCGGCAGGGTTGGGCGGAGTTTTCCCGGGAGCCGGCAGGGTTTGCGCACAAACGGCCCCCCAAGCGGGCGCGCCGCTGGCGCTCGCGGATGCCGTACAGATCGCGCTGGAAAAAAATCCGGAGCACAAGGCGGCGCTGGCCGAAGAACGCGCGGCGGCGGCGGGAGTACGCGAAGCACGCTCCGGGCTTTTCCCCCAGGTGCACTTTTCCGAATCGGGCTTTCGCAGCAATGATCCGGTCTTCGTCTTCGGGACCAAGCTGCGCGAGCGGCGCTTCACCGCGGCGGATTTCAGTCTCGGACAGCTGAATACGCCAACGCCGGTGGGCCTCTTCACAACGCGGTTCGCCGGCGGCTGGAACCTCTTCGACTCCTTCCGCACGCAGCGCGAGATGCAGGGAGCCTCGCTGCACCGCGAGGCCGCGGCACAGCAGCTGCAGCGGACGGACCAGGAGCTGGTGCGCAGGGTGGTGGGCGCGTACTACGACGTGCTGCTGGCGCAGAAGCAGCGGGCCGTGGCGGAAAAAAGCGTGGCGGCGGCGCAGGCGATCTTCGAGCGCGCCCAGGCGCGGCGCGAGACCGGCCTGGCGGTGGATTCGGATGTGCTCAGCGCGGAGGTGCATCTCCGCGAGCGGCAGCAGGAGCTGATCCGGGCGCGCAACGACGTCGCGCTGCTGCTGGCGGCGCTGGCAACGAGCATGGGCGTGCCCGCGGATTCCGTCTCCCGGCTGAACGACGATGTGCTGGCCGAGCGTCCGCTTCCCCTGGATACCCTGCCGGAACTGGAACAGCGCGCGGTGGCCGGGCGGCCGGACCTGAAGCGCATCGGCAGCGAGAAAGCGGCACAGGAGAAGAGCGTCGCAGCGGCGAAATCGGCGTTCGGGCCGCGGCTCACGGCAATGGCCTCCTGGGAGCAGGACAACATCACCCTGGCGGGCCACGGCGGAAACAACTGGACCGCGGGCTTCGACCTGCATATGGACCTTTTCGACGGTGGAGCGAAGCGAGCGGAGCTGGCGCGGGAGCGCGCGGTGGCGGAACGGCTCGGGCAGCTCGAAGAAGCGGCGCGGAACGCGGTGCGCCTGGAGGTGCGCCGAGCGTACTACGGCGTGGAAACGGCGCGGCAGCAGTTGGAGGTAGCGCGCGCGAGCGTGGCGCAGGCGCAGGAAAGCCTGCGCATCCAGCAGAACCGCTATGAGGCCGGGCTGACCACGCTGCCGGATCTGCTGGCGGTGGAAGACGCGGCGCGGCACACGGAAACAAGCTACTGGCAGGTGGTCTACCAGTTGCGGACGAGTTACGCCGATCTGGAGCTGGCGACGGGACGGCTGAACACAAATTCTCCGGTGGTGAAACCATGA